One region of Paenibacillus hamazuiensis genomic DNA includes:
- a CDS encoding spore coat protein: MKMDYVDPANSLNMPEMADMTFAMDFLVRVKDGVRNTAFALTETASPEARALLRAQLHQGIALHQEISELMIRKKWFHPYELQEQFQLDMLSAEQTVQIAQLKLFPDDTRRKGMFDRTPDEHMGGHQA, encoded by the coding sequence ATGAAAATGGATTATGTCGACCCGGCCAATTCTTTAAACATGCCGGAGATGGCGGACATGACTTTCGCTATGGATTTTCTCGTTCGGGTGAAAGACGGCGTCCGCAACACGGCGTTTGCCCTCACCGAAACCGCATCGCCTGAAGCGAGAGCGCTGCTGCGCGCGCAGCTTCATCAAGGCATCGCGCTTCATCAGGAGATCTCCGAGCTGATGATCCGCAAAAAATGGTTCCATCCGTACGAGCTGCAGGAGCAGTTTCAGCTCGATATGCTTAGTGCGGAGCAAACGGTGCAAATCGCGCAGCTCAAGCTGTTCCCGGATGACACGAGACGCAAAGGCATGTTCGACCGCACACCGGATGAGCATATGGGAGGGCATCAGGCATGA
- a CDS encoding spore gernimation protein GerQ yields MKPLAPHEALEIHEAINFKTLCLAKSKLMQGIVFDQELKDLMQKDVDQSIQALADLQALYQRAPFSAPVPDRRPAPILN; encoded by the coding sequence ATGAAACCATTAGCTCCCCACGAAGCGTTGGAAATCCACGAAGCAATCAATTTCAAGACCTTATGTTTGGCCAAATCCAAGCTGATGCAGGGCATCGTATTCGATCAGGAGCTCAAGGATTTAATGCAGAAGGATGTCGACCAGTCCATCCAAGCTTTGGCCGATTTGCAGGCTCTTTATCAACGGGCGCCGTTCAGCGCGCCGGTGCCGGACCGCCGCCCTGCTCCCATCCTGAATTGA
- a CDS encoding cyclodeaminase/cyclohydrolase family protein, whose protein sequence is MPEKKAHAVTWDDSLRYFLEQAGSSHPTPGGGSVAALVAALGASMTSMVGSLSQGEKFAHIHSRIAEVMESIRSLTAECEHLLQADIASFNQYMNALKLPKGTEEEKDVRRKAIQEAALLAMDVPLRLIEVCRDGMISTSRIADSCNKNVISDLGIGALLFEAAAQSALLTVEINMASLKDMELKRRYSDIMSSLIREIGELKDETLQITRGRILG, encoded by the coding sequence ATGCCGGAGAAGAAGGCGCATGCGGTAACTTGGGACGATTCGCTTCGCTATTTTTTGGAGCAGGCGGGGAGTTCCCATCCGACACCGGGTGGGGGAAGCGTAGCGGCTCTTGTCGCCGCGCTCGGGGCCTCGATGACGTCCATGGTCGGCAGCTTGTCCCAGGGGGAAAAATTCGCGCATATTCATTCCCGCATCGCCGAGGTTATGGAGAGTATTCGCAGCTTAACCGCAGAATGCGAACATCTGCTTCAAGCGGACATCGCTTCGTTCAATCAATATATGAATGCCTTGAAACTTCCCAAGGGTACGGAGGAAGAAAAGGACGTGCGCAGAAAAGCGATTCAGGAAGCCGCTCTCCTTGCCATGGACGTGCCTCTCCGACTCATCGAGGTGTGCAGGGACGGGATGATAAGCACGAGCCGCATTGCCGATTCGTGCAATAAAAATGTGATCTCCGATCTTGGCATCGGAGCCCTCTTGTTTGAAGCTGCAGCGCAGTCCGCATTGCTGACCGTAGAGATAAATATGGCTTCATTGAAGGATATGGAGCTGAAGCGCCGGTATTCGGACATTATGTCTTCGCTGATCCGCGAGATCGGGGAGCTGAAAGACGAAACATTGCAAATAACCCGGGGCAGGATCTTGGGGTAG